A stretch of Bradyrhizobium diazoefficiens DNA encodes these proteins:
- the xoxF5 gene encoding lanthanide-dependent methanol dehydrogenase XoxF5: protein MRKVLLATLLGSAAALAVGSASANDELNKMSQNPKDWVMPTGDYANTRYSKLNQINAQNVGKLQVAWTFSTGVLRGHEGGPLIIGNMMYVHTPFPNKVYAIDLSQENKIVWKYEPKQDPNVIPVMCCDTVNRGLAYGDGKIFLHQADTTLVALDAKTGQVAWTAKNGDPSKGETGTSAPMVIKDKVLVGISGGEFGVQAHMTAYDIKTGKVAWRGYSEGPDDQILVDDKTTALGKPIGKDSSLKTWQGDQWKIGGGATWGWISYDPALNLVYYGSGNPSTWNPKQRPGDNKWSMTIWARNPDTGVAKWVYQMTPHDEWDYDGVNEMILSDQSINGQPRKLLTHFDRNGLGYTLDRATGELLVAEKYDPKVNWTSGVDMDKNSATYGRPKVLDAASTDKAGEDHNVKGICPAALGTKDEQPAAYSPDTQLFYVPTNHVCMDYEPFKVSYTAGQPYVGATLSMYPPQGDTNMGNFIAWDGKTGKIVWSNKEQFSVWSGALATAGGVVFYGTLEGYLKAVDAKTGKELYKFKTPSGIIGNVTTYENGGKQYVAVLSGVGGWAGIGLAAGLTDPTAGLGAVGGYAALSNYTALGGTLTVFSLPSN, encoded by the coding sequence ATGCGCAAGGTGCTACTGGCGACCTTACTTGGCTCCGCGGCGGCTCTCGCCGTCGGCAGCGCCTCAGCCAATGACGAGCTGAACAAGATGTCGCAGAACCCGAAAGACTGGGTGATGCCGACCGGCGACTATGCCAATACCCGATACTCCAAGCTGAATCAGATCAATGCACAGAATGTCGGTAAGCTTCAGGTTGCCTGGACCTTCTCGACTGGCGTGCTGCGCGGCCACGAAGGCGGCCCGCTGATCATCGGCAACATGATGTACGTCCATACGCCCTTCCCGAACAAGGTCTATGCCATTGACCTTTCGCAGGAGAACAAGATCGTCTGGAAGTACGAGCCGAAGCAGGATCCGAACGTCATCCCGGTGATGTGCTGCGATACGGTCAACCGCGGCTTGGCTTACGGCGATGGCAAGATATTCCTACACCAAGCCGACACAACCCTGGTCGCGCTCGACGCCAAGACCGGTCAGGTTGCATGGACCGCCAAGAATGGCGATCCCAGCAAGGGCGAGACCGGCACGTCGGCGCCGATGGTCATCAAGGACAAGGTGCTGGTCGGCATCTCCGGCGGTGAGTTCGGCGTTCAGGCCCACATGACCGCCTACGACATCAAGACGGGCAAGGTCGCCTGGCGCGGCTATTCGGAAGGGCCGGATGACCAAATCCTGGTCGACGACAAGACCACAGCGCTCGGCAAACCGATCGGTAAGGATTCCAGCCTCAAGACCTGGCAAGGCGATCAGTGGAAGATCGGCGGCGGCGCCACATGGGGCTGGATCTCCTACGATCCCGCTCTGAACCTCGTTTACTACGGGTCGGGTAATCCCTCGACCTGGAACCCGAAGCAGCGTCCGGGCGACAACAAATGGTCGATGACGATCTGGGCACGCAACCCGGACACCGGCGTGGCCAAGTGGGTCTATCAAATGACGCCGCATGACGAATGGGACTATGACGGCGTCAACGAGATGATCCTCTCGGACCAGTCGATCAACGGCCAGCCCCGCAAGCTGCTGACGCATTTCGATCGTAACGGCCTCGGCTATACGCTCGATCGCGCGACCGGCGAGCTTCTGGTTGCCGAAAAGTACGATCCGAAGGTGAACTGGACCTCCGGCGTCGACATGGACAAGAACTCGGCGACCTATGGCCGTCCGAAGGTGCTCGACGCAGCTTCGACCGACAAGGCGGGTGAGGACCACAACGTGAAAGGTATCTGCCCGGCCGCGCTCGGCACCAAGGACGAGCAGCCGGCGGCCTACTCGCCGGACACGCAACTGTTCTACGTTCCGACCAACCACGTCTGCATGGACTACGAACCGTTCAAGGTGAGCTACACCGCGGGCCAGCCCTATGTGGGTGCGACGCTCTCGATGTATCCGCCGCAGGGCGATACCAATATGGGTAACTTCATCGCCTGGGACGGCAAGACCGGCAAGATCGTCTGGTCGAACAAAGAGCAGTTCTCGGTCTGGTCGGGTGCGCTCGCAACCGCCGGCGGCGTGGTGTTCTACGGCACGCTCGAAGGCTACCTGAAGGCGGTCGACGCCAAGACCGGCAAGGAGCTCTACAAGTTCAAGACTCCCTCCGGCATCATCGGCAACGTCACCACCTATGAGAACGGCGGCAAGCAATACGTTGCCGTGCTCTCCGGCGTGGGCGGCTGGGCCGGCATCGGTCTGGCGGCGGGCCTGACCGATCCGACCGCAGGCCTCGGCGCAGTCGGCGGCTACGCGGCGCTCAGCAACTACACGGCACTCGGCGGTACGCTGACCGTGTTCTCGCTGCCGTCGAACTAG
- a CDS encoding c-type cytochrome, methanol metabolism-related, giving the protein MIFVASGGIALADGSGDPTAVKQNETGEWLDKDGNPTYKISADGNVDWYTYSGYRRYHSECHVCHGPDGMGSTYAPALKDSLKTMSYADFLGVVASGRKNISTASENVMPAFGDNPNVACYMDDLYVYLRARSNEAWGRARPAKHEDKNDAYTKNEDSCMGKK; this is encoded by the coding sequence ATGATCTTCGTTGCGTCCGGGGGAATTGCTCTTGCGGACGGTTCGGGCGACCCGACCGCCGTCAAGCAGAATGAAACTGGCGAATGGCTCGATAAGGATGGTAATCCGACCTACAAGATCTCGGCTGACGGCAATGTGGACTGGTACACCTATTCCGGATACCGCCGCTATCACTCGGAGTGTCATGTGTGCCACGGCCCCGATGGAATGGGCTCGACCTATGCGCCGGCGCTGAAGGATTCGCTCAAGACCATGAGCTACGCCGATTTTCTGGGCGTCGTCGCCTCGGGCCGCAAGAACATCTCGACGGCGTCAGAAAACGTGATGCCGGCGTTCGGCGATAACCCGAACGTCGCCTGCTACATGGACGATCTCTACGTCTATCTGCGCGCCCGCTCGAACGAGGCCTGGGGTCGCGCGCGCCCCGCCAAGCATGAGGACAAGAACGACGCCTATACCAAGAACGAAGACTCGTGCATGGGCAAGAAGTGA
- a CDS encoding S-(hydroxymethyl)glutathione dehydrogenase/class III alcohol dehydrogenase: MKTRAAVAFEAKKPLEIVEVDLEGPKAGEVLVEIKATGICHTDAYTLDGFDSEGIFPSILGHEGAGIIREIGTGVTSVKPGDHVIPLYTPECRQCKSCLSQKTNLCTAIRATQGKGVMPDGTSRFSYQGRPIYHYMGCSTFSNFTVLPEIAVAKIREDAPFDKSCYIGCGVTTGVGAVVNTAKVEPGSNVVVFGLGGIGLNVIQGAKMAGADKIIGVDLNDSKEEWGRRFGMTDFVNPKKITGDIVPHLVTLTDGGADYTFDCTGNTTVMRQALEACHRGWGTSIIIGVAEAGKEIATRPFQLVTGRNWRGTAFGGARGRTDVPKIVDWYMNGKIQIDPMITHTLKLEDINKGFDLMHEGKSIRSVVVF; the protein is encoded by the coding sequence ATGAAGACACGTGCCGCCGTCGCTTTCGAAGCCAAGAAGCCGCTCGAGATCGTCGAAGTCGATCTGGAAGGACCGAAGGCCGGTGAAGTCCTGGTCGAGATCAAGGCAACGGGCATCTGCCATACCGACGCCTATACGCTCGACGGCTTCGACAGCGAGGGAATCTTCCCGTCGATCCTCGGCCATGAGGGCGCCGGCATCATCCGCGAGATCGGCACGGGCGTGACCTCGGTGAAGCCGGGCGATCACGTCATTCCGCTCTACACGCCGGAATGCCGGCAGTGCAAAAGCTGCCTGAGCCAGAAGACCAATCTCTGCACCGCGATTCGCGCGACGCAGGGCAAAGGCGTGATGCCCGACGGCACCAGCCGCTTCTCCTACCAGGGCAGACCGATCTACCACTATATGGGCTGCTCGACCTTCTCCAACTTCACGGTGCTGCCTGAGATCGCGGTGGCGAAGATCCGCGAGGACGCCCCCTTCGACAAGAGCTGCTACATCGGCTGCGGCGTCACCACCGGTGTCGGCGCCGTCGTCAACACCGCCAAGGTAGAGCCGGGCTCCAACGTCGTCGTGTTCGGCCTCGGCGGCATCGGTCTCAACGTCATCCAGGGCGCCAAGATGGCCGGCGCCGACAAGATCATCGGTGTCGACCTCAACGACTCCAAGGAGGAGTGGGGCCGCCGCTTCGGCATGACCGACTTCGTCAACCCCAAGAAGATCACCGGCGACATCGTCCCGCATCTCGTCACCCTGACTGACGGCGGCGCCGACTACACCTTCGACTGCACCGGCAACACCACGGTCATGCGTCAGGCGCTGGAAGCCTGCCATCGCGGCTGGGGCACCTCGATCATCATCGGCGTTGCCGAAGCCGGCAAGGAGATCGCCACCCGTCCGTTCCAGCTCGTCACCGGCCGCAACTGGCGCGGCACCGCCTTTGGCGGCGCGCGCGGCCGTACCGACGTGCCGAAGATCGTCGACTGGTACATGAACGGAAAGATCCAGATCGATCCGATGATCACCCACACGCTCAAGCTCGAAGACATCAACAAGGGCTTCGACCTGATGCATGAGGGCAAATCGATTCGTTCAGTCGTCGTGTTCTAA